A genomic region of Mycobacterium sp. Aquia_213 contains the following coding sequences:
- a CDS encoding type I polyketide synthase: protein MTSSIRGEADLRHWLVDYLVTNIGRTPDEVDPELSLADHGVSSREVVVLSGELSELLGRKVSPVDFWEHPTINALAAHLTEPAPAADVDAALKRPAPNSLDEPIAVIGMGCRFPGDISGPDALWEFLCERGCTISEVPPQRWQPFDNGSPEVAAALARTTRWGSFLPDIDAFDAEFFEITPHEANKMDPQQRLLLEVAWEALEHAGISPSSLSRTQTGVFAGACSSEYAALTLGDLPRVDAWNNTGGAMSIIANRLSYFLDLRGPSVAVDTACSSSLVAIHLACQSLRTQDSHLAIAAGVNVLLSPTIFRGFDQAGALSPTGKCRAFDAAADGFVRGEGAGVVVLKRLTDAQRDGDRVLAVICGSAVNQDGRSNGLMAPNPAAQMAVLRAAYSNAGMQPNEVDYVETHGTGTLLGDPIEARALGTVLGRGRSEDSPLLIGAVKTNIGHTEAAAGIAGFIKAVMALQRGQIPPNQRFESPNPHIPFTDLRMKVVDTQVEWPQTQHPRRAGVSSFGFGGTNAHVVLEQGQEVAPAPLRGPDPNISTLVVAGKTPRRVAATASALAEWMQGAGADVALADVAHTLNHHRARQSKFGTVVARDRAQAVAGLRALAAGQHAPGVVGPAENDEARPGTVFVYSGRGSQWAGMGRQLLADEPAFAAAVAELEPVFVQQAGFSLHDVLSSGKELVGIEQIQLGLIGMQLTLTELWRSYGVEPDVVIGHSMGEVAAAVVAGALTPAEGLRVTATRSRLMAPLSGQGGMALLGLDVAATEALILEYPQVTLGIYNSPSQTVISGPTDQIDELIARLRGQNRFASRVNIEVAPHNPAMDALQPAMRAQLADLAPQTPTIPIISTTYADLDTRPAFDAEHWATNMRNPVRFQQAITAAGTDHHTFVEISGHPLLTQAISETLHSAQHGSKYVSIGSLQRNTDDTISFRTSVNTVRTTHPPQTPHPAEPHTQIPTTPWHHTRHWIDVTPIAWQSPESVHRNGSALPSAADGQLDDSSYQLSWPAIPLASPELVAATDRGRWLVIGDPELATQLAAETVAADADPVELAEALGEVDHVLYAPAVADDSFDVELAYQLFDQVRRLVEVLAAGDSSETLYLITRNAQPVFDGDRANPTHGLLWGLGRTLALEHPEIWGGIVDFDASVPAAVVAGRLLEEVDSTDGEDQVVYRRGARQVARLQRRTLPTESPVALDADGSQLVIGATGNIGPHLIRQLARMGAKTIVAVSRNPGLRLQALTETLAAAGTNLVTVAADATDEAAMSALFARFGSDLPPLQGIYLAAFAGQPVLLSEMTDDDVRAMFAPKLDAAALLHRLSLTTTSLRHFVLFSSISGLTGSRWLGHYAATSGYLDALAYARCVMGLPATTVNWGLWKSLADADEASQVSVGSGLLPMDDEVAIGALPYLMSPAAGVHSVVVQADWPLLADAYRARGSLRIVDDLLPVPGDTAMPESEFRISLRACEPERRHTMLFDRVATLAAKAMGLPPTEALDPSTGFFQLGMDSLMSAMLRRALSDDLGEPLPVSVVFDYPTVYSLTDYLATTLPELDTDAEPVADAYDELDEDELLAELSERLRGSR from the coding sequence ATGACGTCGAGCATCCGGGGCGAAGCCGACCTTCGCCACTGGCTGGTCGACTATTTGGTGACGAATATCGGCCGCACGCCGGACGAGGTCGACCCCGAACTGTCGCTGGCCGACCACGGCGTGAGCTCTCGCGAAGTGGTGGTGCTTTCGGGTGAGTTGTCGGAGTTGCTGGGCCGGAAAGTATCTCCGGTCGACTTCTGGGAGCACCCGACGATCAATGCGCTGGCCGCACACCTGACCGAGCCGGCACCCGCCGCCGACGTGGACGCCGCGCTCAAGCGCCCGGCGCCCAATTCGCTCGACGAACCGATCGCCGTCATCGGGATGGGGTGCCGCTTCCCCGGCGACATCTCGGGACCGGACGCCTTGTGGGAGTTTCTCTGCGAACGCGGTTGCACGATCTCCGAGGTGCCGCCGCAGCGCTGGCAGCCGTTCGACAACGGCTCACCCGAGGTGGCGGCGGCGCTGGCCCGCACCACCCGGTGGGGGTCGTTCCTGCCCGACATCGACGCGTTCGATGCGGAATTTTTCGAGATCACGCCCCACGAAGCGAACAAGATGGACCCGCAGCAGCGTCTGCTGCTGGAAGTCGCCTGGGAAGCCCTGGAGCACGCCGGCATTTCCCCGAGCTCGCTGAGCCGAACGCAGACCGGAGTGTTCGCCGGGGCATGCTCGAGCGAATACGCTGCGCTCACGTTGGGCGATCTACCCCGGGTCGACGCGTGGAACAACACCGGCGGCGCGATGAGCATCATCGCCAACCGGCTCTCGTATTTCCTCGACCTGCGCGGCCCGTCGGTGGCCGTCGACACCGCATGCTCGTCGTCGTTGGTGGCCATCCACCTGGCCTGCCAAAGCCTGCGCACTCAGGATTCGCACCTGGCGATCGCGGCCGGGGTGAATGTGTTGTTGTCCCCCACGATATTTCGCGGTTTCGACCAGGCCGGCGCGCTGTCGCCGACCGGTAAGTGCCGCGCGTTCGACGCCGCGGCCGACGGGTTCGTGCGCGGTGAAGGCGCCGGGGTGGTCGTGCTCAAGCGGCTGACGGACGCGCAACGCGACGGCGACCGGGTGCTCGCCGTGATCTGCGGCTCGGCCGTCAATCAGGACGGACGCTCCAACGGGCTGATGGCCCCCAACCCCGCGGCCCAGATGGCGGTGCTGCGCGCCGCCTACAGCAACGCCGGGATGCAGCCGAACGAGGTCGACTATGTCGAAACTCACGGCACCGGGACGCTATTGGGAGATCCGATCGAAGCGCGCGCGCTGGGCACCGTGCTGGGTCGCGGACGTTCCGAAGACTCTCCCCTGCTCATCGGCGCGGTGAAGACGAACATCGGCCACACCGAGGCGGCCGCCGGGATCGCGGGCTTCATCAAGGCGGTCATGGCGTTGCAGCGCGGCCAGATTCCGCCGAACCAGCGGTTCGAAAGTCCGAACCCGCACATCCCGTTCACCGACCTGCGCATGAAGGTCGTCGACACACAAGTGGAATGGCCCCAGACGCAGCATCCGCGCCGGGCCGGGGTGTCTTCGTTCGGATTCGGCGGCACCAACGCGCACGTGGTACTCGAGCAAGGCCAAGAGGTGGCACCGGCGCCACTGCGCGGACCAGATCCGAATATCTCGACCCTGGTGGTCGCCGGTAAGACGCCCCGACGGGTGGCCGCGACGGCGTCGGCGTTGGCCGAGTGGATGCAAGGCGCCGGGGCCGACGTGGCCCTGGCCGACGTGGCTCACACGCTCAACCATCACCGGGCCCGGCAATCCAAGTTCGGCACGGTGGTTGCCCGCGATCGCGCCCAAGCGGTGGCCGGGTTGCGCGCGTTGGCGGCGGGCCAGCATGCGCCCGGGGTGGTGGGCCCAGCGGAAAACGACGAAGCGCGGCCGGGCACCGTGTTCGTGTACTCGGGCCGCGGATCGCAGTGGGCCGGAATGGGCCGCCAATTGCTGGCCGACGAGCCCGCGTTCGCCGCGGCGGTCGCCGAGTTGGAGCCGGTATTCGTCCAACAGGCCGGGTTCTCGCTGCACGATGTGCTGTCCAGCGGCAAGGAACTGGTCGGTATCGAGCAGATTCAGCTCGGCCTGATCGGCATGCAGTTGACGCTGACCGAGCTGTGGCGCTCCTACGGGGTGGAACCCGACGTGGTGATCGGTCACTCGATGGGTGAGGTTGCCGCCGCGGTCGTCGCCGGGGCGCTGACCCCCGCCGAGGGCCTACGGGTGACGGCGACGCGCTCGCGGCTGATGGCGCCGCTGTCGGGACAAGGCGGCATGGCACTGCTCGGACTCGATGTGGCCGCCACCGAGGCATTGATCCTGGAGTACCCACAGGTGACGCTGGGGATCTACAACTCGCCCAGCCAGACCGTGATCTCCGGGCCTACCGACCAGATCGACGAGTTGATCGCCCGGCTGCGCGGTCAGAACCGCTTCGCCAGCCGGGTCAATATCGAAGTGGCGCCGCATAATCCGGCCATGGATGCGCTGCAGCCGGCGATGCGCGCGCAGTTGGCCGACCTGGCTCCGCAGACGCCGACGATTCCGATCATCTCGACCACCTACGCGGATCTCGACACTCGTCCGGCCTTCGACGCCGAGCACTGGGCGACCAACATGCGCAACCCGGTGCGCTTCCAGCAGGCCATCACCGCCGCCGGAACCGACCACCACACCTTCGTCGAAATCAGCGGACACCCACTGCTGACCCAGGCGATCAGCGAAACCCTGCACAGCGCCCAGCACGGAAGCAAATACGTGAGCATCGGTAGCTTGCAACGCAACACCGACGACACCATCAGCTTCCGCACCAGCGTCAACACCGTGCGCACCACCCATCCGCCCCAGACGCCGCACCCTGCCGAGCCGCACACCCAGATTCCCACCACTCCTTGGCACCACACCCGCCATTGGATCGACGTCACCCCCATCGCCTGGCAGTCACCGGAATCTGTGCACCGCAACGGTTCTGCGCTACCCAGCGCGGCGGACGGCCAGCTCGACGACAGCTCATACCAGCTGTCATGGCCGGCTATTCCGTTAGCTTCTCCCGAGCTGGTGGCCGCCACCGACCGCGGACGCTGGTTGGTGATCGGCGATCCCGAGCTGGCGACCCAGCTGGCCGCGGAAACGGTGGCCGCAGACGCCGACCCGGTGGAATTGGCCGAGGCGCTGGGCGAAGTCGACCACGTCTTGTACGCGCCTGCGGTCGCCGATGATTCGTTCGACGTGGAGTTGGCCTATCAGTTGTTCGACCAGGTGCGCCGGCTCGTCGAGGTGCTGGCCGCCGGCGACTCGTCGGAGACGTTGTACCTGATCACCCGCAATGCCCAACCGGTCTTCGACGGCGATCGCGCCAACCCCACCCACGGACTGCTGTGGGGTCTTGGCCGCACACTTGCCCTCGAGCACCCCGAAATCTGGGGTGGCATAGTCGATTTCGATGCTTCGGTGCCGGCAGCGGTAGTGGCCGGGCGGCTACTCGAGGAAGTCGACAGCACCGACGGCGAAGACCAGGTCGTTTACCGGCGCGGCGCGCGCCAGGTGGCCCGGCTGCAGCGGCGGACCTTGCCAACCGAATCGCCGGTCGCGCTGGACGCCGACGGCAGTCAGCTCGTCATCGGGGCGACCGGGAACATCGGTCCGCACCTGATCCGCCAGCTCGCCCGGATGGGCGCCAAAACGATCGTCGCGGTATCCCGCAACCCGGGCTTGCGCCTGCAGGCACTGACGGAAACCCTTGCCGCGGCGGGCACGAACCTCGTCACGGTCGCCGCCGACGCCACCGACGAAGCCGCGATGAGCGCGCTGTTCGCCCGGTTCGGCAGCGACTTGCCGCCACTGCAGGGCATCTACCTGGCGGCCTTCGCCGGCCAGCCCGTCTTGCTCAGCGAGATGACCGACGACGACGTGCGGGCGATGTTCGCACCCAAACTCGATGCCGCCGCGCTGCTGCATCGGCTGTCGCTGACGACGACATCACTGCGCCACTTCGTGTTGTTCTCCTCGATCTCCGGGCTGACGGGTTCACGCTGGCTCGGCCACTACGCCGCCACCAGTGGATATCTGGACGCGCTGGCGTACGCCCGTTGCGTCATGGGGTTGCCGGCGACCACGGTCAACTGGGGACTGTGGAAATCGCTGGCCGACGCCGACGAGGCCAGTCAAGTCAGTGTGGGGTCCGGGTTGCTGCCGATGGACGACGAGGTTGCGATCGGGGCGCTGCCGTACCTGATGAGCCCCGCAGCCGGAGTGCATTCCGTTGTGGTGCAAGCGGATTGGCCGCTGCTGGCGGACGCATACCGGGCCCGCGGATCGCTGCGCATCGTCGACGACCTGCTGCCGGTGCCCGGTGACACGGCCATGCCGGAAAGCGAGTTCCGCATCTCGCTGCGCGCCTGCGAGCCGGAGCGCCGCCACACCATGTTGTTCGACCGGGTCGCCACGCTGGCCGCCAAGGCCATGGGACTGCCGCCGACCGAGGCACTCGATCCGTCGACCGGGTTCTTCCAGCTCGGAATGGACTCGCTGATGAGCGCGATGCTGCGGCGCGCGCTGTCGGACGATCTCGGTGAGCCGCT